A section of the Orenia marismortui DSM 5156 genome encodes:
- a CDS encoding L,D-transpeptidase — translation MNTELYNSINDYLEEDRLYENKSKNKLFNNNDLNKIRTAVLLYLEDHYTFPNSIEELKNDYLTDISILNSKWDYRIDQIKNKDLLSLIVKVLPENKRSTSNVTIDFKPYNLVVDRSKNRLFIREGNDILRSYPIAVGGIDNPTPVGEFRIKNKLKLEGEQNKIYGDYWIGIDLWTRGGSYGIHASNNKKVDLEEQNSKGCIRMEARDLEELYNTVPIRTKIVIR, via the coding sequence ATGAATACAGAATTATATAATAGTATCAATGACTATTTAGAAGAAGATAGACTTTATGAGAATAAGTCTAAGAATAAACTCTTTAATAATAATGATCTAAATAAGATCAGGACAGCTGTATTACTTTACTTAGAAGATCATTATACTTTCCCTAATAGTATTGAGGAATTAAAAAATGATTATTTAACAGATATATCTATCTTGAATTCTAAATGGGATTATAGGATTGACCAAATTAAGAATAAAGATTTACTCTCTCTAATTGTAAAAGTATTACCAGAAAATAAAAGATCAACCTCCAATGTAACAATTGATTTTAAACCCTATAATTTAGTGGTAGATAGATCTAAGAATAGGTTATTTATTAGAGAGGGAAATGATATATTAAGAAGTTATCCTATAGCTGTAGGAGGGATTGATAATCCAACTCCAGTAGGAGAGTTTAGAATTAAGAATAAGCTTAAGTTAGAAGGAGAGCAAAATAAGATCTATGGTGATTATTGGATAGGAATTGATTTGTGGACTAGAGGTGGTAGTTATGGGATACATGCAAGCAATAATAAGAAAGTAGATCTTGAAGAACAAAATTCTAAGGGCTGCATTAGAATGGAAGCAAGGGATCTAGAAGAGCTATATAATACAGTTCCTATTAGAACTAAGATAGTTATAAGATAG
- a CDS encoding ECF transporter S component, producing MKIKKLSKGGVLLALGVLIPYMFHLTAIGGKVFLPMHFPVLLAGLLLGPGYGLIIGGLTPILNFIISGMPPMPFLILMFFELATYGFLSGLIYKKLNLMTSLITAMLGGRLVYALVIWFGINLFNIDNLGDPLLMVKGSIISSWPGLIGQLILIPTIILALERGSKPKIDYKRRV from the coding sequence TTGAAAATTAAAAAATTAAGTAAGGGTGGGGTATTGTTAGCTTTAGGAGTTTTAATTCCATATATGTTTCATTTGACAGCGATTGGAGGGAAGGTATTTCTTCCAATGCATTTTCCAGTCTTATTGGCTGGATTATTGTTAGGACCAGGCTATGGATTAATTATAGGAGGATTAACTCCGATATTAAACTTTATAATCTCTGGAATGCCACCAATGCCTTTTTTAATATTAATGTTTTTTGAGTTAGCTACTTATGGATTTTTAAGTGGTTTAATTTATAAAAAATTAAATTTAATGACTAGTCTAATAACTGCTATGTTAGGTGGAAGACTGGTTTATGCTTTAGTTATTTGGTTTGGAATTAATCTTTTCAACATTGATAACTTAGGTGATCCACTACTAATGGTTAAAGGTAGTATTATTAGTAGTTGGCCAGGTCTGATAGGGCAATTAATATTGATTCCTACAATTATATTGGCTTTAGAAAGAGGTTCTAAGCCTAAGATTGATTATAAACGAAGGGTATAA
- a CDS encoding IS30 family transposase has translation MCQNNYNTKSRKGKHLKWEERKIIEHLYNIQNKSKTAIARELGRHRTTISREIERGKLVLLNSDYTKRIEYDADIAQNLYDNNATAKGAKIKIGKDHQLAEFIEEKIKGNYSPEVIAEMIKEDDGFEIKIHWKTIYNYIDKGILFIDREDLVYGRYKKTNKSKQKEKESTKRRKEGRKISDRPKEADKRSEIGHWEMDLVEGRKGKDEPFLLVLTERYSRKEIIELIPNKTQESVIKGLDRVERRIGVRKFRDLFKTITTDNGKEFYDYEGIETSFTGSDISRTSQYYADAYCSWQRGSNENLNKMIRRFLPKGSSFKNISRNEVKRIERWINNYPRKMFGFKNANYIFEEQLKAA, from the coding sequence ATGTGCCAAAATAATTATAACACAAAAAGTAGAAAAGGAAAACATTTAAAGTGGGAAGAGAGAAAGATAATAGAACATTTATATAATATACAAAACAAATCGAAGACAGCAATAGCAAGAGAGTTAGGGAGGCATAGGACGACAATAAGTCGAGAAATTGAAAGGGGAAAGCTTGTATTATTAAATTCAGATTACACTAAAAGAATAGAATACGATGCTGATATAGCTCAAAACTTATATGATAACAATGCGACTGCTAAAGGAGCTAAGATTAAAATAGGAAAAGATCATCAATTAGCTGAATTCATAGAAGAAAAAATAAAAGGAAATTATTCTCCAGAGGTAATTGCAGAGATGATTAAAGAGGATGATGGGTTTGAAATTAAAATACATTGGAAGACGATATATAATTATATAGATAAAGGCATTCTGTTTATAGATAGAGAAGATTTGGTTTATGGTAGATATAAAAAGACTAATAAATCTAAACAGAAAGAAAAAGAATCAACAAAAAGGAGAAAAGAGGGAAGAAAGATATCAGATAGGCCTAAGGAAGCTGATAAAAGGTCAGAAATAGGTCATTGGGAAATGGACTTAGTAGAGGGTAGGAAAGGTAAAGATGAGCCCTTTTTATTAGTTTTAACAGAGAGATATAGTCGCAAAGAAATAATAGAACTAATACCTAATAAGACTCAAGAATCTGTAATAAAAGGATTAGATCGCGTAGAAAGAAGAATAGGAGTTAGAAAATTTAGAGACTTATTTAAAACTATAACTACAGATAATGGTAAAGAATTCTATGATTATGAAGGGATAGAAACTTCCTTTACAGGAAGTGATATCTCAAGAACTAGTCAATATTATGCTGATGCTTATTGTTCTTGGCAAAGAGGTAGTAATGAGAATTTAAATAAAATGATTAGAAGGTTTTTACCAAAAGGAAGTAGCTTTAAGAATATTAGCAGAAATGAAGTTAAAAGAATTGAGCGATGGATAAATAATTATCCACGAAAAATGTTTGGGTTTAAGAATGCAAATTATATATTTGAAGAACAGTTAAAGGCAGCTTAA
- a CDS encoding MarR family winged helix-turn-helix transcriptional regulator has translation MKDEHIGRYISMAYRSNVTLLNKKLSNYGIGRGEYPFLIALYKKEGICQKSLCDFYNIDKAAAGRAIKKLVDKGFIIKKTDPHDKRRQLLYLTPKSKDFKKEFIGILKSNEKKMKKDLTEEEIEVFLKVIKKICFNLGVESTPLKEE, from the coding sequence ATGAAAGATGAACATATTGGAAGATATATCTCAATGGCCTATAGATCTAATGTTACATTATTAAATAAAAAGCTTAGTAATTACGGGATTGGAAGGGGAGAATATCCTTTTCTAATTGCTCTATATAAAAAAGAAGGCATCTGCCAAAAAAGCTTATGTGATTTTTACAATATTGATAAAGCTGCTGCAGGAAGAGCTATTAAAAAATTAGTAGATAAAGGTTTTATTATTAAAAAGACAGACCCCCATGATAAGAGAAGACAGTTATTATATTTAACCCCCAAAAGTAAAGATTTCAAAAAAGAGTTTATAGGAATACTAAAATCTAATGAAAAAAAGATGAAAAAAGATTTAACAGAAGAAGAAATTGAAGTTTTCTTAAAAGTAATTAAAAAAATATGTTTTAATTTAGGAGTTGAATCAACTCCTTTAAAGGAGGAGTAA
- a CDS encoding MATE family efflux transporter, whose product METKVKENKLGTEAIVPLLLKLSIPSIIGMVIQALYNVVDSIYIGRLSTEALSALSLAFPIQMVLISIAVGTGVGTSSLISRLLGEKKEHRANNAAEHVILITFIYGILVGLVGFFYSDIIFRIFTSDPVLIDLGVEYTRIILVGSLALFFPIVANNILRGEGNTLMPMLTMLIGAIINIVLDPFLIFGIGIFPKLGVAGAAYATVFARIISGIFIALILFSDKNQIKLKLEEFEFDFEILKGIYQVGLPAMVMQLLASFMIAVVNIIVGGYNATAIAVVGIYFRLQSFVFMPVFGLNQGYMPIIGYNYGHNKPDRMKKTMKYGFLIALIFTTAGFVIFQIFPEQLIRLFNKDQKLIEIGVIALKRISLAFPIIGPAIIGSSTFQALGKGLPSLILSFLRQMILLLPIMYLLGIFFGLDVLWFAFPIAEFIGLILLAFWLSKTLKDVFTTMKKRKLN is encoded by the coding sequence ATGGAGACTAAAGTAAAAGAAAATAAATTAGGAACTGAAGCAATAGTACCTTTACTACTAAAACTATCGATACCTTCTATTATAGGTATGGTTATACAAGCTTTATATAATGTTGTGGATAGCATCTATATTGGTAGGTTAAGTACAGAAGCATTATCAGCTTTATCACTAGCCTTTCCAATTCAAATGGTTTTAATTTCTATTGCAGTAGGTACTGGTGTAGGAACAAGCTCACTCATTTCTAGACTATTAGGAGAAAAGAAAGAACATAGAGCCAATAATGCCGCTGAACATGTAATTTTAATAACCTTTATCTACGGAATATTAGTAGGTTTAGTTGGATTCTTTTATTCAGATATTATATTTAGAATTTTCACCTCAGACCCTGTATTGATTGATTTAGGAGTAGAATATACAAGAATTATCTTAGTTGGATCTTTGGCACTATTCTTTCCTATCGTTGCTAACAATATTTTAAGAGGAGAAGGAAATACCCTAATGCCAATGCTTACAATGTTAATTGGAGCAATTATAAATATTGTTCTAGATCCTTTTCTAATCTTTGGAATAGGTATTTTCCCAAAGCTAGGAGTTGCAGGTGCAGCTTATGCTACTGTTTTTGCCAGAATTATTAGTGGAATCTTCATAGCTTTAATCTTGTTTAGTGATAAAAATCAAATTAAATTAAAGCTTGAAGAATTTGAATTTGATTTTGAAATTCTGAAAGGGATTTATCAAGTTGGCTTACCAGCAATGGTTATGCAACTATTGGCAAGCTTTATGATTGCAGTTGTTAATATAATTGTAGGAGGTTATAATGCTACTGCTATTGCTGTAGTTGGAATCTATTTTAGATTACAATCCTTTGTTTTCATGCCTGTCTTTGGTTTAAATCAAGGTTACATGCCTATTATTGGTTATAATTATGGACATAATAAGCCTGACCGGATGAAAAAAACAATGAAGTATGGTTTTTTAATAGCACTTATCTTTACTACAGCAGGCTTTGTTATTTTTCAAATATTCCCAGAGCAGCTAATTAGATTATTCAATAAAGATCAGAAACTAATAGAGATTGGAGTTATAGCCTTAAAAAGAATCAGCCTTGCTTTTCCTATAATCGGTCCTGCAATTATTGGTTCTAGTACTTTTCAAGCTTTAGGCAAAGGATTACCTAGCCTAATTCTATCCTTTTTAAGACAGATGATACTCTTACTACCGATTATGTACTTACTTGGAATCTTCTTTGGCTTAGATGTTTTATGGTTTGCTTTCCCTATAGCTGAGTTTATTGGATTGATTTTATTGGCTTTCTGGTTATCTAAAACATTAAAAGATGTCTTTACTACTATGAAAAAAAGAAAGCTGAACTAA
- a CDS encoding cell division protein FtsA, with the protein MDSREDIIFALDIGTRTVVGTVLKSEADELNLIASEVVEHKNRSMLDGQIHNVIDVANQVKEIKNRLEEKCDLKLNKVGIAAAGRALKTVKGHHEIEFKNKKEISPEDVKMLEFAAVQDAQKKLAAGKDKEKASGYHFVGYTLLSSKLDGIEVGSLISQRGKKIEIDLIATFLPRIVVDSLLTVIRQADLEVDHLTLEPIAAANIIVPQQMYNFNLALVDIGAGTSDIAITRDGAIIGYDMVPVAGDEITEAICENYMVDYHTAEMIKRKLNSAEEVEMKDILDQKVKISTQSIIKNIEATINNLAKLIAEAILRLNGRAPQAVICIGGGSLTPLLREKVSQYLELPVNRVGVKDGEEIQGVRGKIKDISGTQSITPFGIAMSCKKNQTRANFIDIELNDNLIHLFTLTPPKVSDALLAAELDIKALKASPGLAMSVEVNGNLKMIPGTMGTSAKVFINGEEAGIDSEIKNGDKVDIELGEKGKNGSGLIKDVVPELPTRKIFINGDAIELDVIYYLNGEKVNSSQELSDGDKISYTIPQTVEDVISDVIGFPIEKLRFNKINYSLNGQDREYKYQNYKIKVNGKEVSLDKEVDEGDKISFVENNFFNLKIKDILGDLSEESMINIVFNEKAIAVPAKDYKLLKNNKPAKLDDIIQQGDEIEYQSGGIRLNQVLEHINYKIPRSLGGKLIIEKNNQKAQLIEALTDGDRVKVYIENNK; encoded by the coding sequence ATGGATAGTAGAGAAGATATAATTTTTGCTTTAGATATTGGAACCAGAACTGTAGTAGGAACTGTATTAAAATCTGAAGCTGATGAGTTAAACTTAATTGCTTCTGAAGTTGTTGAGCATAAGAATAGATCAATGTTAGATGGGCAGATTCACAATGTAATAGATGTAGCTAATCAGGTAAAAGAGATTAAAAATAGGCTAGAGGAAAAATGTGATTTAAAACTAAATAAAGTGGGAATTGCAGCAGCCGGTCGAGCATTAAAGACCGTTAAAGGACATCATGAAATAGAGTTTAAGAATAAAAAAGAGATTAGTCCTGAAGATGTAAAGATGCTAGAATTTGCTGCTGTACAAGATGCACAAAAGAAGCTAGCAGCAGGTAAGGATAAAGAGAAAGCAAGTGGTTATCACTTTGTAGGCTATACCTTATTAAGCAGTAAATTAGATGGAATTGAAGTGGGTAGTTTAATCAGTCAGAGGGGCAAGAAGATAGAGATTGATTTAATAGCTACTTTCTTACCAAGAATAGTAGTAGATTCTCTATTAACAGTAATTAGACAGGCTGATTTAGAAGTAGATCATTTAACTTTAGAGCCAATTGCAGCTGCTAATATTATAGTTCCACAACAGATGTATAATTTTAATTTAGCCTTGGTTGATATTGGGGCTGGTACTTCTGATATTGCAATTACTAGAGATGGAGCAATTATTGGTTATGATATGGTTCCAGTAGCTGGTGATGAGATAACAGAAGCCATTTGTGAAAATTATATGGTAGATTACCATACAGCAGAAATGATTAAAAGAAAGTTAAATAGTGCAGAAGAAGTAGAGATGAAGGACATTTTAGACCAGAAAGTTAAGATTTCTACCCAAAGTATCATTAAAAATATTGAAGCTACGATTAATAATTTGGCTAAGTTAATTGCTGAGGCGATTTTAAGGTTGAATGGAAGAGCACCTCAGGCGGTAATCTGTATTGGTGGAGGAAGCTTAACTCCTTTATTAAGAGAAAAAGTATCCCAATATCTAGAATTACCAGTTAATAGAGTAGGAGTTAAGGATGGAGAGGAGATTCAAGGGGTAAGAGGAAAGATTAAAGATATTTCAGGCACACAATCGATTACTCCATTTGGAATTGCAATGAGTTGTAAGAAGAATCAAACTAGAGCCAATTTCATTGATATTGAATTAAATGATAACTTAATTCATCTATTTACTTTAACTCCTCCTAAAGTATCTGATGCATTATTGGCTGCTGAACTTGATATTAAAGCATTAAAAGCAAGTCCAGGGTTGGCTATGTCAGTAGAGGTGAATGGTAATTTGAAAATGATACCTGGCACTATGGGTACTTCTGCTAAAGTATTTATTAATGGAGAAGAAGCAGGGATTGATAGTGAGATTAAAAATGGAGATAAAGTAGATATTGAATTAGGAGAAAAGGGTAAAAATGGTTCTGGATTAATTAAAGATGTGGTTCCAGAATTACCAACAAGGAAAATTTTTATTAATGGTGATGCTATAGAATTAGATGTAATTTATTATCTGAATGGAGAAAAAGTTAATAGCAGTCAAGAATTATCAGATGGAGATAAGATCAGCTATACAATCCCACAAACGGTTGAAGATGTGATAAGTGATGTAATAGGTTTCCCTATTGAGAAGTTGAGATTTAATAAGATAAACTACAGTTTAAATGGTCAGGATAGAGAGTATAAATATCAAAATTATAAGATTAAGGTTAATGGTAAAGAAGTTTCTTTAGATAAAGAAGTAGATGAAGGTGATAAGATTAGCTTTGTAGAGAATAATTTTTTTAATCTGAAGATCAAAGATATATTAGGCGATCTTTCAGAAGAATCTATGATTAATATAGTTTTTAATGAGAAGGCAATCGCAGTACCAGCTAAAGATTATAAATTGTTAAAGAATAATAAGCCTGCAAAATTAGATGATATTATCCAGCAAGGTGATGAGATTGAGTATCAAAGTGGAGGTATTAGACTTAATCAAGTATTAGAGCATATTAATTATAAGATTCCAAGGTCTTTAGGAGGAAAGTTAATTATAGAAAAAAATAATCAGAAGGCACAATTGATTGAAGCTTTGACTGATGGCGATAGAGTCAAAGTCTATATTGAAAATAATAAATAA
- a CDS encoding CPBP family intramembrane glutamic endopeptidase, which produces MIISSLSIIITSILEELLFRGIILRKLLKNYSISNGVLLSSLCATFLSFNPQYILSIFTLNLLLGWLYVRSKSLKSCIIANIFYNSWTLISLYLIPYKINGYNTPLTQTAKFQPLWFNLLGVILLALGTFLLKKSLDNIKR; this is translated from the coding sequence ATGATTATATCTAGTCTGTCTATAATAATCACCTCTATATTAGAAGAACTTTTATTTCGAGGGATTATACTGAGAAAATTATTAAAAAACTATTCGATTAGTAATGGGGTCTTATTATCATCATTATGTGCAACCTTCTTATCCTTTAACCCACAATATATTTTAAGTATCTTTACCTTAAACTTACTGCTAGGTTGGCTATATGTTCGTAGCAAATCTTTAAAGTCTTGTATAATAGCAAATATTTTTTATAACAGTTGGACTCTTATATCCTTATATTTAATACCTTACAAAATTAATGGCTATAATACTCCTTTAACCCAAACTGCAAAATTTCAACCCTTATGGTTTAACTTGCTAGGAGTCATTCTTTTGGCTCTAGGTACTTTTCTCTTAAAAAAATCCTTAGATAACATAAAAAGATAA
- a CDS encoding alpha-amylase family glycosyl hydrolase, producing MRTKVRIHYDNGHNFENPVLWIWQNAKRNIEQEVKASGRDSYGFYYDLMLKNSTFNFKFKDQKAEDVIWEKEQSNRFYNPALGGEVWSKAGWHNIYRVKPAEAIGHITEVYEEIKDLIPQENFYLPTTDVSEFQIPSLLGAHKLLDGSISFAFFHPRAAQVSLASNLNGFYRPVDYSRLEDNDKLIPLKLYRGYYNQPNIWWAIILAEDIDNSLEQIEYKFYVQGGTAGNERQVYDPYTRVYSDELKRCVVVDPTSFKWTDQKWRTPDISELIIYELNVYGFTDRDSDIPEDEQSTFQGVIRRIKAGYFNDLGVTALALMPTSEAWTYFGLGYDPCSFMSVEKDFGTPDEFRELVNTAHQHGLAVIIDQVFNHTSNKFNPLWNLIDDGSDRGGLYFAGSTQWGNRLATGKDEVDNMLIDSCKLFIKEYHVDGFRFDATSSNYTDHKLLYEIQDEIRNSGFKSDAILIAENLPNESDLNFQGYNGYAQWSDIFHDKIKALLREGIFRNWCDNSPEGLGDIFYFSKGHFAAHTNNVINYSESHDETSVKFEVESNNILECDIKERKSRLAMIATMVALGQPMIYMGQELGVRRDRNNIDINKITPDPNCPGYEYNDFYHWTQKLINLRKKYSALKITGYNPIESGQFNWVIGPWLSSEAGRNKRVIGWKTKDDQDEMLILLNFEREEVKVDLNIAYSGLWFKLADIEGVYSEDGGNEYNNLEIKDKQSNEFLLPPYSGFIYKRI from the coding sequence GTGAGAACGAAAGTTAGGATTCACTATGATAATGGTCATAACTTTGAGAACCCTGTCTTATGGATTTGGCAGAATGCTAAGAGAAATATTGAACAAGAGGTTAAAGCATCTGGTAGGGATAGCTATGGTTTTTATTATGATCTAATGCTAAAGAACTCAACATTTAACTTTAAGTTTAAAGATCAAAAAGCAGAAGATGTTATTTGGGAAAAGGAGCAAAGTAATCGTTTTTATAATCCAGCTTTGGGAGGAGAGGTTTGGTCTAAGGCAGGTTGGCATAATATCTATCGAGTTAAGCCGGCAGAAGCGATAGGTCATATTACAGAGGTCTATGAGGAAATTAAAGATTTGATTCCCCAAGAGAACTTTTATTTGCCAACTACAGATGTATCAGAATTTCAGATTCCTAGTTTATTGGGAGCTCATAAGTTATTAGATGGATCTATTAGTTTTGCTTTCTTTCATCCACGAGCAGCTCAGGTATCTTTAGCCTCGAATTTAAATGGATTTTATAGGCCGGTAGATTATAGTAGGCTAGAAGATAATGATAAGCTAATTCCTTTAAAGCTATATCGTGGTTATTATAATCAGCCTAATATCTGGTGGGCTATAATTTTAGCAGAAGATATTGATAATAGCTTAGAGCAGATAGAATATAAATTTTATGTACAAGGTGGCACAGCTGGAAACGAAAGGCAGGTTTATGATCCGTATACTAGAGTTTATAGTGATGAACTAAAGAGATGTGTTGTAGTTGATCCTACAAGCTTTAAATGGACAGATCAAAAGTGGAGGACTCCAGATATCAGTGAACTGATTATCTATGAATTAAATGTTTATGGTTTTACAGATCGAGATTCTGATATTCCTGAAGATGAACAAAGTACTTTTCAAGGGGTTATTAGAAGGATTAAAGCTGGGTACTTCAATGATTTAGGAGTTACTGCCTTAGCCTTAATGCCGACTTCAGAAGCTTGGACCTATTTTGGTTTAGGATATGATCCCTGTAGCTTTATGTCTGTAGAAAAGGACTTTGGTACACCAGATGAGTTTCGGGAATTGGTCAATACAGCACATCAGCATGGTTTAGCAGTTATTATAGATCAAGTATTCAACCATACTTCTAATAAATTTAATCCCTTGTGGAATTTAATTGATGATGGGTCAGATCGTGGTGGTCTTTATTTTGCTGGGAGTACACAATGGGGTAATCGTTTAGCAACAGGCAAAGATGAAGTAGATAATATGTTAATAGATTCTTGTAAATTATTTATTAAGGAGTATCATGTAGATGGTTTTCGTTTTGATGCAACTAGTAGTAATTATACAGATCATAAATTACTTTATGAAATACAAGATGAAATTAGAAACTCTGGATTTAAATCTGATGCAATTTTAATTGCCGAAAACTTACCTAATGAAAGTGATCTTAACTTTCAAGGTTATAATGGTTATGCCCAGTGGAGTGATATTTTTCATGACAAGATAAAAGCTCTATTAAGAGAAGGGATTTTTAGAAATTGGTGTGATAATAGTCCAGAGGGTTTGGGAGATATCTTTTATTTTTCTAAAGGTCACTTTGCAGCTCATACAAACAATGTCATAAATTATAGTGAAAGCCATGATGAGACTAGTGTTAAATTCGAGGTTGAAAGTAATAATATCTTGGAATGTGATATTAAAGAGCGTAAGTCTAGACTTGCTATGATAGCTACTATGGTTGCTTTGGGTCAGCCAATGATCTATATGGGCCAAGAATTAGGTGTGAGAAGGGATAGGAATAATATTGATATTAACAAAATAACTCCTGATCCAAATTGTCCAGGGTATGAGTATAATGATTTTTATCATTGGACCCAAAAATTGATTAATCTACGAAAGAAGTATTCTGCTTTAAAGATAACAGGCTATAATCCAATTGAGTCAGGACAATTTAATTGGGTTATAGGTCCTTGGTTATCATCAGAAGCAGGAAGAAACAAGAGAGTTATAGGTTGGAAGACAAAAGATGATCAGGATGAGATGTTAATATTACTTAATTTTGAGAGAGAAGAGGTCAAAGTAGATTTAAATATTGCTTATTCAGGTCTGTGGTTTAAACTAGCAGATATTGAAGGTGTTTATAGTGAAGATGGTGGTAATGAATATAATAATCTGGAGATTAAAGATAAGCAATCTAATGAGTTCTTACTGCCACCTTATAGTGGGTTTATTTATAAACGAATATAG
- a CDS encoding dipeptidase — protein MKLIDLHCDTIYRIFNNEISSNLRKNQFQVDIEKLKRADSMAQFFALFLDLEEIDKKASPLEHCLAMLDRFYQEIDRNKDQIAIAKNYQDLITNKKNNKISAFLSIEEGEVLEGTLANLRNFYRLGVRLITLTWNYPNSIGYPNCKKEYMNKGLSTFGKKVICEMNHLGMLIDVSHLSDGGFYDVAKLSSQPFIASHSNSRSIKDHSRNLSDDMIKILANKGGIMGINFAADFLGSSEISRVNDMIKHISHIKKVGGIDVIAIGSDFDGIDCRLEINNIAKIARLTDALKKANFTFDEIEKIYYKNAQRVIKEVLK, from the coding sequence ATGAAGTTAATCGATTTACATTGTGATACAATTTATAGAATTTTTAATAATGAAATCTCTTCTAATTTAAGAAAAAATCAATTTCAAGTTGATATTGAAAAATTAAAAAGAGCAGATTCCATGGCACAATTTTTTGCACTTTTTTTGGACTTAGAAGAAATTGATAAGAAAGCTTCACCACTTGAACATTGTTTGGCAATGCTAGATAGATTCTACCAAGAGATAGATAGAAATAAAGATCAAATAGCAATAGCTAAAAACTACCAAGATTTAATTACTAATAAAAAGAATAATAAAATCTCAGCCTTTTTAAGCATTGAAGAAGGTGAAGTCTTAGAAGGTACTTTAGCTAATCTAAGAAATTTCTACCGTTTAGGAGTCAGATTAATAACCTTAACTTGGAACTATCCTAATTCTATTGGCTATCCTAACTGTAAGAAAGAATATATGAATAAAGGTCTTAGTACTTTTGGTAAAAAAGTCATTTGTGAAATGAACCATTTAGGAATGTTAATTGATGTTTCTCATCTATCTGATGGAGGCTTTTATGATGTAGCAAAGTTATCATCTCAACCTTTTATAGCTTCCCATTCAAACTCACGTTCTATTAAAGATCATTCTCGTAACTTAAGCGATGATATGATCAAGATCCTTGCTAATAAAGGCGGAATAATGGGAATTAACTTTGCAGCTGATTTTTTGGGTAGTAGTGAAATTAGTAGAGTTAATGATATGATAAAACATATCAGCCATATTAAAAAAGTTGGTGGAATAGATGTTATAGCTATCGGATCAGACTTTGATGGTATTGACTGCAGATTAGAAATTAATAATATTGCAAAAATAGCTAGACTGACTGATGCTTTAAAAAAAGCTAACTTTACTTTTGATGAGATAGAAAAGATTTATTATAAGAATGCTCAGAGAGTTATTAAAGAGGTCTTAAAGTAA
- a CDS encoding formate/nitrite transporter family protein — protein MFKETTDNVATAAKKKVSFMNSNLARYFVLSMLAGIFVGFGVMLVFSIGAPLKAAGSPLIKTIMGASFGVALTLVIFAGSELFTGNNLVMAVGWLSGEVSFKDMIKLWFWCYLGNLVGSIGVAWLFFKTGLIAKAPILNLILGATAGKMNAPVSELFFRGILCNMLVCLAIWMGIKAKNEVSKLILIFWCLFAFIGSGFEHSVANMTILAMGLFIPGHPETITVAGYLRNLVPVTLGNIVGGALLIGAVYWYVSNNSTETNIDQDIKEVA, from the coding sequence ATGTTTAAAGAAACAACAGATAATGTAGCAACAGCTGCCAAGAAGAAAGTAAGTTTTATGAATAGTAATTTAGCTAGATATTTTGTCTTGTCTATGCTGGCTGGTATTTTTGTAGGCTTTGGAGTTATGCTGGTATTTTCAATTGGTGCTCCACTAAAAGCAGCAGGTTCACCACTGATTAAGACGATAATGGGAGCAAGCTTTGGGGTAGCACTAACATTAGTCATCTTTGCTGGTTCTGAATTATTTACAGGAAATAATTTAGTGATGGCAGTTGGTTGGTTATCTGGAGAGGTTAGCTTTAAAGATATGATAAAGTTATGGTTTTGGTGTTATTTAGGTAACTTAGTGGGATCTATTGGAGTTGCTTGGCTATTTTTTAAGACAGGATTGATTGCTAAAGCTCCAATATTAAATCTGATCTTGGGGGCAACAGCAGGAAAGATGAATGCACCAGTCTCTGAACTGTTTTTTAGAGGAATCTTATGTAATATGTTAGTTTGTTTAGCGATTTGGATGGGAATAAAGGCTAAGAATGAAGTCTCTAAATTAATTTTAATCTTCTGGTGTTTATTTGCCTTTATCGGTAGTGGCTTTGAACATAGTGTCGCTAATATGACAATCTTAGCAATGGGATTATTTATTCCAGGGCATCCTGAAACTATCACAGTTGCAGGTTATCTAAGAAATTTAGTACCTGTAACTTTAGGAAATATAGTTGGTGGAGCATTATTAATTGGAGCAGTATATTGGTATGTATCCAATAATTCTACTGAGACTAATATAGATCAAGATATTAAAGAAGTAGCTTAA